The Metabacillus sediminilitoris genome window below encodes:
- the arfA gene encoding arabinosylfuranosidase ArfA: protein MTNTLKAKMVVDKDFAISEVDSRIYGSFIEHLGRAVYGGVYEPDHPLADENGFRKDVIELVKELNVPIIRYPGGNMVSGYNWEDGVGPRAERPRRLELAWKTIETNEIGTNEFVDWAKKVNSEVMMAINLGTRGIDAARNLLEYCNHPGGTYWSDLRKQHGYKEPHKIKTWCLGNEMDGPWQIGHKTAEEYGRLAVETAKAMKWVDPTIELVACGSSNTSMPTFPQWEATTLEHTYEAADYISLHQYYGNRNDDTASYLAYSLDMDHFIKTIISTCDYIKAKKRSKKTMNLSFDEWNVWFHSNEADKQIEPWSIAPPQLEDIYNFEDALLVGSMLMTMLKHADRVKMACMAQLVNVIAPIMTNNNGGAWKQTIFYPYQHVSLYGRGIALQPVISSPKYDSKEFTDVPYLDSIAVHNPEKEELTIFALNRSLEDSLTLECDVRSFSDYQIIEHIVLENENLKAVNTLESQAVAPHNKGKAVLEAGSVVAPLSKHSWNVIRLGLKNS, encoded by the coding sequence ATGACAAATACACTTAAAGCGAAAATGGTTGTAGACAAAGATTTTGCAATTTCTGAAGTAGATTCTAGAATATACGGTTCGTTTATTGAGCATTTAGGTAGAGCGGTTTATGGCGGAGTTTATGAACCAGATCATCCGCTTGCAGATGAAAATGGCTTCCGTAAAGATGTGATTGAGTTAGTAAAAGAACTAAACGTGCCGATTATTCGCTATCCTGGCGGAAATATGGTATCAGGCTATAATTGGGAAGATGGTGTAGGGCCAAGAGCTGAACGTCCAAGACGTTTAGAGTTAGCGTGGAAAACAATCGAAACAAATGAAATCGGAACGAATGAATTTGTAGATTGGGCGAAAAAAGTGAATTCTGAAGTCATGATGGCTATCAATTTAGGTACGAGAGGCATTGATGCAGCAAGAAATCTGCTAGAATATTGTAATCATCCAGGTGGTACATATTGGAGTGACTTAAGAAAGCAGCATGGCTATAAAGAACCGCATAAAATTAAAACATGGTGTCTAGGGAATGAGATGGATGGTCCATGGCAAATTGGACATAAAACAGCTGAAGAATATGGCCGTCTTGCGGTTGAAACGGCAAAAGCAATGAAATGGGTTGATCCAACGATTGAACTTGTAGCATGTGGCAGCTCAAATACCTCTATGCCAACATTCCCGCAATGGGAAGCAACAACTTTAGAACATACGTATGAAGCAGCAGATTATATTTCATTACATCAATATTACGGAAATCGGAATGATGATACAGCAAGTTATTTAGCCTATTCATTGGATATGGATCATTTCATTAAGACAATTATTTCAACATGTGATTATATTAAAGCGAAAAAACGCAGTAAGAAAACAATGAATTTAAGTTTTGATGAATGGAATGTTTGGTTCCATTCGAATGAAGCAGATAAACAAATTGAACCATGGTCGATTGCTCCACCACAATTAGAAGATATTTATAATTTTGAGGATGCTCTATTAGTAGGAAGCATGCTGATGACGATGCTAAAACATGCAGATCGTGTCAAAATGGCATGTATGGCACAATTAGTAAATGTAATTGCACCAATTATGACAAATAATAATGGCGGTGCTTGGAAACAAACTATTTTCTATCCATACCAACACGTATCATTATATGGACGCGGTATTGCTTTACAACCAGTTATTTCTTCGCCAAAATATGATTCAAAAGAGTTTACAGATGTACCTTATTTAGACTCAATTGCCGTTCATAATCCAGAAAAGGAAGAACTAACAATCTTTGCTTTAAACCGCAGTCTTGAAGACAGCCTTACATTAGAATGTGATGTTCGCAGCTTCTCAGATTACCAAATTATTGAACATATTGTATTAGAAAATGAAAATTTAAAGGCAGTGAATACTCTGGAATCACAAGCAGTCGCTCCGCATAACAAAGGGAAAGCGGTTCTTGAAGCTGGAAGTGTTGTAGCTCCATTATCAAAACATTCTTGGAATGTTATTCGTTTAGGGTTAAAAAACTCCTAA
- a CDS encoding YesL family protein yields MATSFMEGITRLLEWIMRFAVINVLWVLFSLPVVFVTLPVFFADNASAVFTNLLIIAMLAPFFFFPATTAMFGVVHHWIFGDADVPLFQTYWKSYKQNYAKSLKSGIIFTIIWLIVGIDIYYFSNVNLFIGGFFLIASFFLFNFTIYYFATSVHTDLKIFALIKNSFLLSIINPVYNLCIFVINATIIYISFFVFTGFIPFFIGTLISFVTLKGYQQKLKLVEKLKERV; encoded by the coding sequence TTGGCTACATCTTTTATGGAAGGGATTACCCGTTTATTAGAATGGATTATGCGATTTGCTGTTATTAATGTACTTTGGGTTTTATTTTCTTTACCCGTTGTTTTCGTCACCCTCCCCGTGTTTTTTGCTGATAACGCATCTGCCGTTTTTACGAATCTATTAATCATTGCAATGCTTGCCCCTTTTTTCTTTTTCCCGGCAACGACAGCTATGTTTGGTGTTGTTCATCATTGGATTTTTGGTGATGCAGATGTCCCGCTTTTTCAAACATATTGGAAAAGTTATAAACAAAATTATGCAAAGAGTTTAAAAAGTGGCATCATCTTTACAATCATCTGGTTGATCGTAGGGATTGATATTTATTATTTTTCCAACGTTAATCTATTTATAGGTGGTTTCTTTCTTATTGCGTCATTCTTTTTATTCAATTTCACCATTTACTATTTTGCCACTTCTGTTCATACTGATTTGAAAATCTTTGCACTTATTAAAAATTCATTTCTTCTTTCGATTATTAACCCCGTTTACAATCTCTGTATATTTGTTATAAATGCAACGATTATTTATATTAGCTTCTTTGTTTTTACAGGGTTCATCCCATTTTTTATAGGGACACTGATAAGTTTTGTCACTCTTAAAGGCTATCAGCAAAAATTAAAACTTGTGGAGAAGTTAAAAGAACGAGTATAA
- a CDS encoding proline dehydrogenase family protein, whose protein sequence is MQVITRDFFLYLSKNKALNRAAQNWGGNIAAGKIVGGLNFPSSIKFIKELNEEGLSVTVDHLGEFVTSTSVAKERTEECIKTIEMIAAEGLDSQVSVKMTSLGLDIDEKLVYENMTRILDTAEKLKIMVTIDMEDEVRCQKTLDIFKDFKQRYTYISTVLQAYLYRTENDLNELNQFKPFLRLVKGAYKESPNVAFPDKADVDENYKKLIKTQLLSGIYTAIATHDDAMIEYTKQLAKDHNILPNQFEFQMLYGMRTATQKKLVKDGYKMRVYVPYGNDWYGYFMRRLAERPANIAFALKGMTKK, encoded by the coding sequence GTGCAGGTTATTACAAGAGATTTTTTCTTATATCTATCAAAAAATAAAGCGTTAAATCGCGCAGCCCAGAATTGGGGAGGGAATATTGCCGCAGGTAAAATTGTTGGCGGTTTAAATTTTCCCAGCTCTATTAAATTCATTAAAGAGTTAAACGAGGAAGGGTTATCTGTTACTGTTGATCATTTAGGAGAGTTTGTAACAAGCACTTCAGTTGCAAAAGAACGAACAGAAGAGTGTATTAAAACGATTGAAATGATTGCTGCTGAGGGCCTGGATTCTCAAGTTTCAGTAAAAATGACCTCACTAGGTTTGGATATTGATGAAAAGCTTGTCTATGAAAATATGACTCGAATTTTAGATACAGCGGAAAAGTTAAAAATCATGGTTACGATTGATATGGAAGATGAAGTACGCTGTCAAAAAACACTTGATATTTTTAAAGACTTTAAACAACGCTACACATATATTAGCACTGTTTTACAAGCCTATTTATATCGAACTGAAAACGATTTAAATGAGTTAAATCAATTTAAACCATTTTTACGTCTTGTAAAAGGTGCTTATAAAGAATCTCCAAATGTAGCATTTCCCGATAAAGCAGATGTAGATGAAAATTATAAAAAGCTTATTAAAACTCAGTTGCTTAGCGGAATTTATACAGCGATTGCGACACATGATGATGCAATGATTGAGTATACGAAACAATTAGCTAAAGATCACAATATTCTACCAAATCAATTTGAATTTCAAATGTTATATGGTATGAGGACGGCAACGCAAAAAAAATTAGTTAAAGATGGTTATAAAATGCGTGTCTATGTACCGTATGGAAATGATTGGTATGGGTATTTTATGAGACGGCTTGCAGAGCGTCCAGCAAATATTGCGTTTGCACTAAAAGGAATGACAAAAAAATAA
- the pruA gene encoding L-glutamate gamma-semialdehyde dehydrogenase produces the protein MTTPYKHEPFTDFTREENRTAFEEALANVNQIMGKEYPLVINGERISTEDKIISYNPANKEEVVGKVSKAKKEHASMAVEAAAEAFKEWRYWNPEERANILFRAAAIVRRKKHEFSALLVKEAGKPWNEADADTAEAIDFMEYYARQMIELAKGKPVNSREGEINKYIYTSTGVTVVIPPWNFLFAIMAGTTVAPIVSGNTVVLKPASATPVIAALFVEVLEEAGLPKGVVNFVPGSGAEVGDYLVDHPKTSIITFTGSREVGIRIFERAAKVQPGQTHLKRVIAEMGGKDTVVVDKDCDIELAAQSIFASAFGFSGQKCSAGSRAVVHADVYDQVLQRVVEITEQKIVGNPENADTYMGPVIDQGSYDKIMDYIRIGSEEGRLMTGGKGDDSKGYFIEPTIFADLDPNARIMQEEIFGPVVAFAKAANFDEALEIANNTEYGLTGAVITRNRQHIERAKQEFHVGNLYFNRNCTGAIVGYHPFGGFKMSGTDSKAGGPDYLALHMQAKTISEML, from the coding sequence ATGACAACACCATACAAACACGAACCATTTACTGATTTTACGAGAGAAGAGAACCGCACTGCATTTGAAGAAGCACTGGCAAATGTGAATCAAATAATGGGAAAAGAATATCCACTTGTTATTAATGGAGAAAGAATCTCAACAGAAGACAAAATTATTTCTTATAACCCGGCAAATAAAGAAGAGGTTGTTGGAAAAGTTTCGAAAGCAAAAAAAGAACATGCATCAATGGCAGTAGAAGCTGCTGCTGAAGCATTCAAAGAATGGAGATATTGGAACCCCGAAGAACGTGCAAACATTCTTTTTAGAGCTGCTGCCATTGTTCGTCGTAAAAAACACGAATTTTCTGCTCTATTAGTGAAAGAAGCTGGGAAACCATGGAATGAAGCTGATGCAGATACAGCTGAAGCGATTGACTTCATGGAGTATTATGCTCGTCAAATGATTGAATTAGCAAAAGGTAAACCTGTTAATAGCCGTGAAGGGGAAATCAACAAATACATTTATACGTCAACAGGTGTGACAGTTGTTATCCCGCCTTGGAATTTCTTATTTGCGATCATGGCCGGTACAACAGTTGCACCGATCGTAAGTGGTAACACAGTTGTTCTGAAACCAGCAAGTGCTACGCCGGTCATTGCGGCATTATTTGTAGAAGTATTAGAGGAAGCTGGCTTGCCAAAAGGTGTTGTAAACTTTGTTCCAGGAAGCGGTGCTGAGGTTGGGGATTATTTAGTTGATCATCCTAAAACAAGCATTATTACATTTACAGGTTCGAGAGAAGTTGGTATCCGTATTTTTGAGCGTGCTGCAAAGGTTCAGCCTGGTCAAACCCATTTAAAACGAGTGATTGCTGAGATGGGTGGTAAGGATACTGTTGTCGTTGATAAAGATTGTGATATTGAGCTGGCTGCCCAATCTATTTTCGCGTCTGCTTTTGGTTTTTCTGGCCAAAAATGCTCAGCAGGTTCACGTGCAGTTGTACATGCTGATGTGTATGATCAAGTTCTTCAACGTGTTGTTGAAATCACAGAACAAAAAATCGTTGGAAATCCTGAAAATGCCGATACATATATGGGACCGGTTATTGATCAAGGTTCTTACGATAAAATCATGGATTATATCCGTATTGGCAGTGAAGAAGGCCGCCTAATGACTGGAGGAAAAGGCGACGATTCGAAAGGATATTTTATTGAGCCGACAATCTTTGCTGATCTCGATCCGAATGCAAGAATTATGCAGGAAGAAATCTTTGGTCCAGTTGTTGCCTTTGCAAAGGCTGCGAATTTCGATGAGGCTCTTGAAATTGCAAATAATACAGAATATGGCTTAACAGGTGCTGTGATTACGAGAAATAGACAGCATATTGAACGAGCAAAACAAGAATTCCATGTTGGAAATTTATACTTCAATAGAAATTGTACAGGAGCAATTGTTGGATACCACCCATTTGGCGGCTTCAAAATGTCTGGAACGGATTCAAAAGCCGGTGGTCCAGATTACTTAGCTCTTCATATGCAAGCAAAAACAATTAGTGAAATGCTTTAA
- the putP gene encoding sodium/proline symporter PutP, with the protein MVNIQLILSICVYMIGMLLIGYYAYKKTSNLSDYMLGGRNLGPAVTALSAGASDMSGWLMMGLPGAMYATGLSASWIVIGLTLGAWANWLYVAPRLRTFTEKANDSITIPAYLENRFKDTTMILRLFSGIIIIIFFTFYVSSGMVSGGVLFNSILNLDYHTGLWIITGVVVAYTLFGGFLAVSWTDFVQGIIMIVALILVPLVAIFHIGSPSTALAEIRSVDLDLLDIFKGTSVLGIISLFAWGLGYFGQPHIIVRFMAITSVKEIKKARRIGMSWMIFSTIGAMLTGFLGIAYYSKEGMTISDPETIFIELGNILFHPIITGFLISAILAAVMSTISSQLLVTSSSLTEDLYKTFFRRSASDKELVLMGRLSVLVVSILALCLAWTQNNTILGLVSYAWAGFGASFGPVILLSLYWRRMTKWGALAGMIFGATTVIVWSKLGLSDVLYEMVPGFAASLLAVYIVSLVTAKPSVQVNDDFNEFTKSM; encoded by the coding sequence ATGGTTAATATACAGCTTATACTATCGATTTGTGTTTATATGATTGGGATGCTCTTGATTGGCTATTATGCGTACAAGAAGACATCTAATCTATCAGATTATATGCTTGGCGGGCGAAATCTTGGTCCAGCAGTAACAGCGTTAAGTGCCGGTGCATCAGATATGAGCGGGTGGTTGATGATGGGGTTGCCTGGTGCAATGTATGCGACAGGTTTATCAGCATCATGGATCGTGATCGGTTTAACTTTAGGGGCATGGGCTAACTGGCTTTATGTTGCACCTCGTTTACGTACATTTACTGAAAAGGCAAATGACTCTATTACGATTCCAGCCTATTTAGAAAATCGCTTTAAGGACACAACGATGATCCTTCGTTTATTTTCTGGAATCATCATCATTATCTTTTTCACCTTTTATGTATCATCTGGAATGGTATCAGGCGGGGTATTATTTAATAGTATTTTAAATCTTGATTACCATACCGGGTTATGGATCATTACCGGAGTTGTAGTAGCATACACATTATTTGGTGGATTCTTAGCAGTAAGTTGGACTGATTTTGTTCAAGGAATTATTATGATTGTTGCTCTTATTTTAGTACCACTTGTTGCTATTTTCCATATTGGCAGTCCTAGTACGGCACTAGCTGAAATTCGTTCAGTTGATCTTGATTTACTAGATATTTTTAAAGGGACAAGCGTTCTTGGCATTATTTCATTATTTGCCTGGGGATTAGGTTATTTCGGACAACCGCATATCATTGTCCGCTTTATGGCCATCACATCTGTTAAAGAAATCAAAAAGGCGCGTCGAATTGGGATGAGCTGGATGATCTTTTCTACTATTGGTGCCATGTTAACAGGATTTCTTGGCATTGCTTACTATTCTAAAGAAGGCATGACAATTAGTGATCCTGAGACGATCTTTATTGAATTAGGGAATATATTATTTCACCCAATTATTACCGGATTTTTAATTTCTGCGATTTTAGCAGCAGTTATGAGTACGATTTCTTCACAGTTACTCGTTACGTCAAGTTCATTAACGGAAGACTTATATAAAACGTTTTTCCGCCGCTCAGCATCAGATAAAGAGCTTGTTTTGATGGGACGTTTATCAGTATTAGTCGTATCAATTTTAGCCCTATGCCTGGCATGGACGCAAAATAACACGATTTTAGGTCTTGTAAGTTATGCCTGGGCTGGATTTGGTGCTTCATTTGGACCAGTCATCCTTTTAAGCTTATATTGGAGAAGAATGACAAAATGGGGTGCACTTGCGGGAATGATTTTTGGTGCAACAACCGTGATTGTCTGGTCTAAATTAGGATTATCAGATGTATTATACGAAATGGTACCAGGTTTTGCTGCAAGCTTATTAGCTGTTTACATTGTCAGCTTAGTAACAGCAAAACCTTCTGTACAAGTAAATGATGATTTTAATGAGTTTACAAAATCAATGTAA
- a CDS encoding Rrf2 family transcriptional regulator, translating to MSISSRFAVGIHILSLLEINKNGVNTSEFMADSVNTNPVVIRKITGMLKSAGLVKVKPGVAGAELAKPLSDISLLDVYKAVNVVKDNELFGVHEKPNPNCPVGRNIQSTIEPLFSIAQLALEKSLENVTIEDVVKDLTEKEKVTNKES from the coding sequence ATGTCCATCAGTAGTCGATTTGCTGTGGGAATTCATATATTATCTCTATTAGAAATAAACAAGAATGGTGTTAATACATCAGAATTTATGGCAGACAGTGTCAATACAAATCCTGTTGTGATCAGGAAAATTACCGGAATGCTAAAAAGTGCAGGATTGGTAAAGGTAAAACCTGGAGTTGCAGGAGCGGAACTTGCTAAACCGCTATCAGATATATCTTTATTAGATGTTTACAAAGCAGTGAATGTTGTGAAAGATAATGAACTTTTCGGTGTTCATGAAAAGCCAAATCCAAATTGCCCAGTCGGCAGAAATATTCAAAGTACAATTGAACCACTGTTTTCTATTGCACAACTTGCCTTAGAAAAATCATTAGAAAATGTGACGATTGAAGATGTTGTAAAGGATTTGACTGAAAAGGAAAAAGTAACTAACAAGGAATCATAA
- a CDS encoding NAD(P)-dependent oxidoreductase has protein sequence MNIGIIGATGKAGSLILKEAVERGHQVTAVVRDAAKLTDKNATVLEKDIFHLTSEDVKPFDVVVNAFGAPLGEEQAHVDAGHALIEALKGTDTRVIVVGGAGSLYVDEAKTVRVMDTPDFPEMFKPTASGQGRNLQELQETTDISWTFISPSALFDSEGERTGAYQAGKDHLLVNAKGESYISYADFAIAVLDEIEHPKHKNERFTVASK, from the coding sequence ATGAATATTGGAATCATTGGAGCAACTGGAAAAGCAGGAAGCCTAATCTTAAAAGAGGCTGTTGAAAGAGGACATCAAGTAACAGCTGTCGTTAGAGACGCAGCTAAACTTACAGATAAAAATGCAACTGTTTTAGAAAAAGATATTTTTCATTTAACTTCAGAAGATGTAAAGCCGTTTGATGTAGTTGTCAATGCATTTGGTGCGCCATTAGGAGAAGAACAAGCACATGTTGACGCCGGCCATGCACTTATTGAAGCACTCAAAGGTACTGATACAAGAGTAATCGTCGTAGGTGGTGCAGGAAGTTTATATGTTGATGAGGCTAAAACGGTAAGAGTAATGGACACACCTGATTTTCCTGAGATGTTTAAACCAACAGCATCAGGACAAGGAAGAAACCTTCAAGAATTACAGGAAACAACTGATATTTCATGGACATTTATTAGCCCATCTGCCCTATTTGATTCTGAAGGAGAAAGAACCGGAGCTTATCAAGCAGGGAAAGATCACCTACTTGTAAACGCAAAAGGGGAAAGCTATATCAGCTATGCTGACTTTGCTATTGCAGTATTGGATGAAATTGAACATCCAAAACATAAAAATGAACGATTTACGGTTGCTTCAAAATAA
- a CDS encoding thioredoxin family protein, which translates to MSLNDWFLKGLTYEQYTDQMNVNKDDMLSIYNRFTLNEDDDAFLEKIQDKQLRVIVLTEDWCGDALVNNPILMKVAEAANMEVRFLLRDQNLELMDQYLTNGTSRSIPIFIFIDQNGNEQAVWGPRAQKIQNMVDLERAKLPAADSPNFKDKQSEMFKKFRESYLNDESIWEHISYSMITLLKGNDLHHK; encoded by the coding sequence ATGAGTCTAAATGATTGGTTTTTAAAAGGACTTACATATGAGCAATATACGGATCAAATGAATGTGAATAAGGATGATATGCTGTCAATCTATAACAGATTTACTTTAAATGAAGATGATGATGCATTTTTAGAAAAGATTCAAGATAAGCAGCTGAGAGTGATTGTTTTAACAGAAGATTGGTGTGGTGATGCTCTTGTCAATAATCCAATTTTAATGAAGGTTGCAGAGGCTGCAAATATGGAAGTTCGTTTTTTACTTAGAGATCAAAACCTTGAACTGATGGATCAATATTTAACAAACGGTACATCACGTTCAATTCCAATCTTTATTTTTATTGATCAAAATGGGAATGAACAAGCAGTATGGGGACCGAGAGCGCAAAAAATTCAAAACATGGTTGATCTTGAAAGAGCTAAGCTACCAGCAGCTGATTCGCCTAATTTCAAAGATAAGCAATCCGAAATGTTTAAAAAATTCCGCGAATCTTATTTAAATGATGAATCAATTTGGGAACATATTTCTTATAGTATGATTACTCTTTTAAAAGGAAATGATCTTCATCATAAATAA
- a CDS encoding TetR/AcrR family transcriptional regulator, whose protein sequence is MSKWQESVSFQAKELFQTTKHSLIELGYDGFTFSLLADKLNVARGTLYKYYENKDELISSFLVFEMNEFLLELKQIDTIKGFKRQFDFLMWKIDMRVRRGWREAINAFLIS, encoded by the coding sequence GTGAGCAAATGGCAAGAGAGCGTAAGTTTTCAGGCGAAAGAGCTTTTTCAAACAACAAAACATTCCCTCATCGAATTAGGCTATGATGGTTTTACGTTTAGTTTATTAGCTGACAAATTAAATGTAGCAAGAGGGACATTGTATAAATATTACGAAAATAAAGATGAGTTAATTTCATCATTCCTAGTCTTTGAGATGAATGAATTTCTTTTAGAGTTAAAACAAATTGATACGATAAAAGGATTTAAAAGGCAATTTGATTTCCTAATGTGGAAAATAGATATGAGGGTCAGGCGTGGATGGCGAGAAGCTATCAACGCCTTTTTAATTTCCTGA
- a CDS encoding PucR family transcriptional regulator, translated as MNELLDRIFSLADINDIIDHISNVLKKPVILESDHFFLLAYNSYYVNHYDTANQQTIFAKKCPLNIFEKFVETGIIDQLKTIPTPFRIDKMEEIGLNQRVVVSAKYKDSIMGYIWVQELDNQLTDEEMNFLYDVSFHVGKIINQKNKRKQEKEECREIFFRKAINNEFKSEKELRREATNLNIILPSIYNVMVVDAINAEEDLVEELKETIRSYLNLKDNTSHVLINQSIIVIIVGCYSLNYSPVAASLQIVENLLTNFDVKRYSNIFIGVGNEYQQLCSLHASYEEALEVIEIAEKLGTQENVPYEYNRLGILHYLDVIKEKNRKRNYLNQNIQILKAKDQESQTELLKTLEYYLMNNCKLKPTAEQMFIHPNTLNYRIKQITDLTSIDFSDFNQKCQLFLDLMLLKGNS; from the coding sequence ATGAATGAATTGCTAGACAGAATTTTCTCTTTAGCAGATATAAATGATATCATCGATCATATTAGTAATGTATTAAAAAAACCGGTTATTCTTGAAAGTGATCATTTTTTTCTACTAGCTTACAATTCCTATTATGTGAATCATTATGATACTGCAAATCAACAAACAATATTTGCAAAAAAATGCCCATTAAATATTTTCGAAAAATTCGTTGAGACTGGGATCATTGATCAACTTAAAACAATTCCAACACCGTTTCGTATCGATAAAATGGAAGAAATCGGTTTGAATCAACGAGTTGTTGTAAGCGCTAAATATAAGGATTCCATAATGGGATATATTTGGGTGCAAGAATTGGATAACCAGCTAACTGATGAAGAAATGAACTTTTTATATGATGTTTCTTTTCATGTTGGAAAGATTATTAATCAAAAAAATAAACGGAAGCAGGAAAAAGAAGAGTGTAGAGAGATCTTCTTTCGTAAAGCCATTAATAATGAATTTAAAAGTGAAAAAGAGTTAAGGCGTGAGGCAACTAATTTGAACATCATTCTACCTTCTATATATAATGTGATGGTAGTAGATGCAATAAATGCCGAAGAGGATCTTGTTGAGGAGTTAAAGGAAACGATTAGATCATATCTCAATTTAAAAGATAATACGAGTCATGTCTTAATTAATCAGTCGATTATTGTTATAATTGTTGGCTGTTATTCTCTTAACTATTCGCCTGTAGCCGCTTCATTACAAATCGTTGAAAATCTATTAACGAATTTTGATGTGAAACGATACTCGAATATTTTTATAGGTGTAGGTAATGAATATCAACAATTATGCTCTCTGCATGCAAGCTATGAAGAAGCACTTGAAGTGATCGAGATTGCTGAAAAACTTGGTACCCAAGAGAATGTTCCATATGAATATAATAGATTGGGAATCTTACATTATCTTGACGTAATAAAAGAAAAAAATAGGAAACGAAATTATTTAAATCAAAATATCCAAATTCTTAAAGCAAAGGATCAAGAAAGTCAAACAGAATTGCTCAAAACACTTGAATATTATTTAATGAACAACTGTAAGTTAAAGCCGACAGCTGAGCAAATGTTTATTCACCCAAACACATTAAATTATCGAATTAAACAAATAACAGATTTAACGTCCATTGATTTTTCAGACTTTAATCAAAAATGTCAGCTCTTCCTTGATTTGATGCTACTGAAGGGAAACAGTTGA